The Choristoneura fumiferana chromosome Z, NRCan_CFum_1, whole genome shotgun sequence DNA window CTTGTCTGCgcaatagttaatttaattgtgCGCATGTACGCGGTCCCCGAATGCTGACAGTGTGTCGTGCGTGCCTAAGAGCCCGTCCGAGcggagcgttttgcgcgcgATGTGCGATGCGCGAGATGCTGCTTGCGCGAGAGCATTGGACGGGGTGTAAGTATGTAGCTCTCTAGTACCTAGCGGGAACGCGCGCGCGAGTGTCTGTCTGGATAGGCTCTATCGATCCGAGGGTCTGGTTCTAACCTTGTCCGCGAAGTCATCACCGCGCTCGGAAGACAATAATAATTTGACCCGTTCGATCGCAGGCAGTATATAAAGAACGGTGTGCTGATGTTCGTTAAAGCTAACGACAATGCACAGCCACGACACGTGACTCCGTTTGCCTGCGTTCGAGCGAGTCAAGCTGTGATTGGCTGCCGGGCGGCGCAATAACTTCGCGCTCGAAATTTTTGTTTCGTTAGGCTGCgaactggccctatactacgaagtgcaaaattcaatcttcgtatcgtgccgtcccgctgacgctaatattatttaatacgagtgagaggtaCGGTACGATACTAGATAAATCCGTTTTTCAAAATTCGAAGTAGCTCCCCAGTAGTTACTGGACTGTCAGCACACGCTATAAACAGAGAAAACGCTCGCATCCGGTGTGACCCGCTCCGCTGCTTGCTGGCGTCAACTTTGCGGCCTTACTCGTAGAGACTCACACCCCATATACAGTATGTAGTCAAAACAGCTGGATCTCAATGTACTCTTCTGCGAATTTATGCCTAAAGTGTTCATCGTACTAGTCGCGTgattttataacaatattatatatatgtcggcggccgatcgtaaaatccgccagatcacgaaattcctaggcatatcgtgaaattccgccatttcatgaattggctaagggacatccgccatatcgttcaaaactcaccgtttagcgatttgcctagtgacgtttaggcagatcatgaaattcctaggcatatcatgaagcgccgccatttcatgatttggccagtttaggcagatcatgaaattcctaggcgtatcatgaaacgccgccatatcggttctggcacttcgccggccgctgccgcggcacgctcgcttcgctcgctcggctcgtgcgtcgtgataaCAATTgaaactaaccactcctcgcttcgctcgtcgtacctaaatttttctatataaataaataacaactagtgaattctttatttatcaacaaaatactaacctctaaaatacgggcagacgtgcatggttttttcacattgtgcacagaatccgtttgattcacataaaaagaacggagttgatgttcaaaagcttcttttgcacttctattttgaattcaatcactattttcggtttaaatatcattttgttgcgacgccgacatttttcacgcgctaaactaacacggccggtcagctggtcacggccgccattgcatacacagcgccaccagtggccaaaaaagaaactattttacgatgtgcccggtatagagctaggaatatcgacgaatgcgttgctctaatcaatctgccgtattatttctcaggcacatcgtgatatgcctggccaacgtttaggcatatcatgaaatggcggcgtttcacgatatgcctaggaatttcgtgatctggcggattttacgatcggccgccgacatctgtCAGCCAAGATTGAAGtagcacaatacaagtaatatgtGTTACTTATATTGTGGTAGTAGTTAAAGATAAGTTCGAAATACGCCAAACGTATTCTGTAACTAATTTAGGGTCAGGTAGGTATCTATaaccattaaaataaaatatcctaTGAGCCAGCAAAATTAATGAGCACTCGCGGTAATAAAATAAGGAAGACAAAGTTTactattttgttttactttgtcATGTCACCTTagatgtaatgtaaaaaaatatgtttcttaggttagcataattatttatttttaagtattgtcGGTTAGTTAATAATAGGTATGAACAATTATAAACAAGCATACCAGCAAATTCACTATAATAGGACTTCATTCATTAAAGGAATGGTTTTTAGGCAAGTGTAATaagtacatactcgtaatatacctatataaggAGTCCACCACTGTCCGTAACTAACCTCAGCTGGCCTtacacaataaatattaaagatttcatatttattaCTCAACTCACAACGACAAAATACAAATGGGTGGAGATAGGTATAGTTAACCATAACCATACGCAAACAATAAGTAGGTTAAATACACAGACACTCGCACACACTGAATAGATTATTCTAACAATgctacataaaataatttatcattCCCTTTATTTCCCTACATAGAAATGTacagttttttctttaaatgtataaatgtaatgtatgtatttataagtaactaactatatacataatatgtatctatgtaaatgttttattggtgtgtttttatttgtatcatattTTATGTAGTATATGGTTTCTAAGCCGTTACCTGTAAAATTCTAACCAATTACATATTTAACCCAATGTCAACCATAATGCGGACTTGACAGATTCTACTTTAGGTATGGTCGACCACGAAATTGTTtcaccaattttaatgacagttcctacttcataatataaaaaacaataaggctgattatcatattgacttgtgagtgaaaataggctttgacgttttaagcgctacagaTGACCTGGTAAACCAATTCCTTGGTCGACATACatatgttacttaatttttatttgtttattgtaggtatagTCAAGCGCAAcaatatggacttatctaactcttcaaaaatatgtacgtaCCACAGAcacttattccgacgtaataagaccgtggtaacatatttttgagtggttcgaataatagataatatttttgcacttgacctAATCTTTACAGatcaataaaatgaaaactagGGAAAAGGCGGCCTTTATGCTATAAGGCAGTCTCTCCGTTTCAGTCATCCTTTAAACGTAGAAGAGAATGTAGTTATCTAAGTAACTAGCATTGGGTTGAAACCTACACATTGAAATAgacaaataatacatttacacAGCCCTTGTTGGCAGCTCTTGCTACTATTAAAAAcgataaatataatgtattgaTGGCAGGACCAAACACcgtattttactatttattataaacacctctaacatttttgtaaacatttaaagaaataaataggcACCTTACAAAAAATGCACGTTGTAGTGGCTGCTTCAGCCACCTTCAGCTTTATGTAGGTAGgtcaatactcgtaatatgaTGTTATACTAAATCTGTTTGAATGAACACTTGTTtccattttaatataaaaattagtCAACATAATATTTGCGAAAATAATGTGAATACATTATTTGAGCATAAACGAACATTATTAAGTACAGACAAACAATCCGAATGAAGTAGTTAGTGACCACTTTTAAACCTTTTTGCAATAAACTTTACAATGTGTCTTTACGGTTAAATGCGAAAAGGTTCCAATGTTACACAAGCAGGTACGATTTAATTGTACAATAACTATATTTGTTCGAGGCTAGCAAatgatacctacttaaaaatatCAGTGGAATGGAATCTAGaattggcattgttcactttgttatcttattttcttaaaatatggATAATTTCAACATACTAATTTGAACATCTTGACATAAGTAAAATGGCATagtgaaatttaaataattttttgaaagTATCAGATACGATGTCTCGTAAATTACACATGGCGGCTGAAACCACGTGAAAGgccaagtaaaataatattttaaaaaaaacgagcTAGTTGTGTATGCCAATAGATGCTTACTGTCCGTGTCACATTCAATCGGATATTGTTTTGAGAAAGAGTAGAGATAAATAGATCGGTTAGTCTAAAAAGAATCATATTATGCCTATTGATAACTACCTCTCTGCGAATTGTATACAAActatgatacaattttattttaactcataTGAGTTTGgggtatttgaataataataataaaatcattgattGCCACGGAAAATAAGAGAGgactatacaaataaaaactaaaaaaaatagttttactaCCAAGCCTCATcacacaataataaaaataacattaaaaaattacctacagtACATTTGGTAGTTAACGCGATTTTCAGaataaactattaatattttttctatacttATTTGGAACAGTTAAGATACGACGTCTTTCTGTGAACACCCATTTCAACGAACTGAACGATCTTTCTACGTCGGTAGTTGTAATAGGCGCGAGTAGGGACAATCTCTACAGGTTCATATTATCATAATGACATCTCTTTCATCgggccccaagatacaggctcagcctagtttggttTGGAGTCCACTGTATACTACTAAAAATGTTACATTGCttgtgtgtaataataaaattttcattttcatttcatttatataatattgttttttttttcaattaattactcaTTAGGCAGAAACCTGCTAGAGTgcattctgttttttatgtcaacacctactctttggctaatgtcaaacATATATGTGACAACTGACTGACATCAATGTCAGCCTGCGACCCGCGGGGGTACGAGCGGGGCTGCGAGCGTTTTCTCTGTTTATAGCGTGTGCTAACAGTGCAGTAACTACTGGGGGGCTACTTCGAATTTTGAAAAACGGATTTATctagtatcgtaccgtccctctcactctcgtattaaataatataagcgtcagcgggacggcaagatacgaagttcgaattttgcacttcgtaataccTACCGGCCCTGCGTGACAGATACCATAGATAAACCTAGATACAGGGTTTACTTTTCAGGTAAAGGGATTCATCccttaaataaaatacgaagGCAAACTAAggccaaatatatttttgcctatatattcgtaacccttaagtatttttgaatcagaataggacaaaattgatcaaaaaccctatccctcgaaatggttttcaaatcagggtacattggtaaaatatgaacaatgccaattgtTTTCtctattttatatacttattttgcCGAATAAGTTAACATCATTATGCAATGCAAACCATTAGCAGTCTCATGAAAGTGCTATACTCAagaaatttatgtaagtatacaatGACTATAGTTAacttaatataataacaaataaagaaCACCATTTTCAAAGTATGTCTTTTACTAAACTAGTTCTAAACAAAATTAGCACTAGAGATATGTAACCAATATTGCATACTATACTTACATTTGACCTAAAGCGGTATGAAAGGAAACGTTTCTGtggtaaaagaaaattaaaccgAGTGAATGTTCACAGAACGCCTTCAATGCGAGGCGACCGGCCTACTCGTAAGTGAATACAGCCAAAAACAGACAGATGTCAGAATCACGTAGTTAACGTTACTTATAAGAGTGACATCGTGGGGTTATCCACATTACACTACTTAttgcttttttgttttttggacTTATGTATAACACAAAAATACAtcttactaaaaatatttgagGGGCAGAATCCTAtacctattaaatataaataaaatatctaaccACAGCCTTGTTTATGAAATAAAGGACTAAGACTACGCAAATGAGAAAGAGCGTTTTAGCTAGGTTATAGCGTAAAGTAATGATCTAGTAAGAATACACCCTAAGATACACTTATTGTACTGAAATTCATACGCGTATTTTATTAATCTTATTCAAAGACACAGTGTGATACTTAAAAGGTTCGTTAGATATACCATTGCCATACATGCGACTCTAATATATAAAGATAGAAAACAATAATAGCATTAACCTGATTCTGAACTGCACATCGGATTTTAATTAACCGGGGTCTCGGTACCTACCAAAGTTGTCCTTTCTTCACCATCGTTGCATATGATAATGTCTATGTATGAGTTGAGAAAGTTGATACCTAATATGGCGCTTTTTAGAGCagagcatttaaaaataatagacgAATCATTTTTCGTGAGCCGATAACGTCAGGATCATTGATTTAATTGAACAATATCAGACTTCAATCTTACTCTCGAGATTTAAATCCTCGTCATTGATGTGCGTTAAGTTAAGAGTACTCCAAAAccaatataccattttcacatgTAAATGAGTGAGTAATAAATTGTAATctacaaatttaattcaatagtTAAAAGAATGATATGGATTAATTTCTTAACTCTTCCATATTGCTTACTATTCACACATATTTtgcgtaaaaaatatatttcggaGGATACATTTCTAAATAATCATATTGAGTTGAGTACATTAATTCATTTGATTGCGTAATCGACGAGATATAAAAAAGGATATCGGaactgtaagtacctacaaatgCATTTAACTCATGAGGTTACTGACTAATGTAAAACAGTCAACGATAGATATAAACAAGTATACTCAACATAAATCGAGGATGCTAGTGCCATCTGTATCTATCCACGACAAGCCACTGCAATGCACTGTTTCtggcactcgcgatcgcaatcaaatgacagatttcccatacaaaaactgtcatttgattgcgatcgcgagcgtcagaaacgttaggcaatacggcctcaggtctaAAATACCTTGTCTACGTCTCGCTTACAGTGCGACTAAGAAAAGTATAGATAGACCTCTTTGCCGTGAGAAAGGCATAACTTCAATTTGGTTTGCTGTAGGAAAGAGATGAAGAGTCCAGTGGTGTGCCTACCTAAATACCAGATTTTTTAGACCTGGTACCGCACAgaagaaataaaatttcatCACAGTGCGAAACCAGGTCGAATGCGCCTAATAACCCGCGCATCCTGTACCACACCCCGTGCTAGCTTCGCACGGCTAAGTGTTGGATGGATCGCAATCGAGAGGAGCGTAGGTACGCGTCGACATGGCATCAAGACCGATGAAAAGGTGCCGTAAAAAAATAACCAGAAAAACATAATTTAGAAAAAGTTGTTAAGAAGATAAATTGTGTCGGTTGCTATGAAAAGTTCAGAACCTTTTTAACAAGTCGCCATGCTgacagaaaagtaaaaaaacttagAACTGAATGAGTGGAATGTAAAAGAAACTTCTGTTGCAATGCttcaatgaaaaatattaatgaatgtAGTTTTCCTCTTCTCTCAAGTTTTCTCTTacattaaaacttaattaaaactattatttctcATCCCTAAAATATGCACAAAACTTCCCTTTTTCAGTGCGCCACTGGGTGCATAAGACCctgtatttcatttattatagttgtaaattttaaacaaaacaagctGTTGACGTACGATTTAAGGttacataattaatttgttaggtatttttacgaaacaatattttatcaatTGACTTTTTGCTAAATAACTGATTTTAGAAACATTTTATTCGTGAAATGAACAATTTTTTTGCAAGTAATTTGTCTTTCAATATGTCTATGTAAAGTCAAAGTTAATAAACGTATATTCGTCGagtaattattttagaaattaacatttttaagaatgacaagtttttttaaatagtttgtgAATCGTTGTTTGTTAAGTGATTATTTGAGAAACGTTGTTTATCAAGTTACGGTAATACCCGTCTCGGTAGGACCTTATGCCTATTGCACCCCCGGGTTCAGGTGGCCCTAGTCTAGTCATGTATACGCGTTTACGTTAAAGTGCCTAATACTATGAGAATTTTTGGCGTCGCTAGAGATTCTGGCTGACCATACCGATTTCTACACAGCTTTTCAAAGTCGCAGTAATTGTAAAATAGTTTTGTACGGTCAAGAACTTTATTTATGAGCCACCTTgtaaccttttcaaaggaaaaagGCTTGTCTGTTAATGagtgcgatgtcactatgacttttactgtgaaatggttccatggtggctcacgAATTAAAGTTAACCGTACAGGCgatgtcaaaaatatgtttacatatgagagttacaaaaatatctttacatttaaatcagtCTACAAAGCCCATACTTATGTGAAGTAGCCCGGGCCAGAACGCCCTCTGATTGTGACTTTTACAGAAGGCTGGACGAGGCCAAGGATGTCCAAACCACCAAGTATATAAAAAACAAGGATACTTACTAACCTCCAGCGCTGATATATCTACAAATATAAATGAGAAATTGCGTGCCAattaattattcattacttctgtaTGAAACTTATACTAATTACTTATAAGAGATTACTCCTGAAGAAGCGGCGAAGGTGATCAAAAGATAGCAAACAACCAAGCAACTCGTTTACTTGTTTATGAAAGTCAAGGAGAGGTGATGTAGGAGATGAAGGAGATGTGTTGAAATATCTAACGAATGGTGGCATAGTTATCGGGTTTCCAAAATTACAAGGAATACTTCAGATCTGTGTAAATTACTTTGCAATTAAAGTAGATAATATCATGACATGACATAGTTCAAAATATGGGAAAGTATCATCAACAATGGATTGCTCCAACTAACAActttattcgaaaataaatgatGTTTGTGGCAGGGCAGGGAGATCTGACAATTATTATGTGAATATGACCATTattgtataaaagaaaaatagtAGGTCCGAGTACCTACATAGGTATTAATTAATGGGCTAAACTGTCGCGTACTTTGTAAACAAGTATTTCTCACACTGTCCGGATGgaaatttatttaggtataaagatatttttgtaactgtCAAATGTTATACGTAAACATATTTTGAGCTCGACTATACCAACAAAGACTCAACTTGTCATTGCTATTTTGTTACAACCACAACACATTGCTAGCAGAAATCTTCATTACTATTTACTTAATATGACAGCGTTCCATTAAACGCCGCATTCGTCGCATTCGCATTGAATTGCCTAACGAGGTCTCTACTGTCACGATGTTTGTAGTAGTAAGTACTATAATTTATTATGAATTGATTCAACTGAACGTAAGTTAAATTTAACACTATTTCTTAAGTTATAGGTACTACTGCCAAGAGTAGGTATCCAAGTGCTGCGTGTGTTCTTCAAACACTCgtaatacatacttaatcaaaattatttttacgaACGGACAAAATATGACAGAAATGAAAACTCTTAATACTAGAGACAAAGAGATGATTGAAAACAATGATGAGTCTATTTATCTTGACTAATCTACTATCTATGTGGAGATTGAGCGAAATCCTTGAGTAAACTACAGGAATTGCCTTTCCATAGGACTGCAATAGTGGCCACGGCAATCTCTTGGGTAATCGATTTTAGAATATTAATCAGGCACTGTTTAATTTACAAGCGTGTCTCTATTTTCCTATATAAATTATTGATTCAATCCTACACAAccaaaaaatttatttttgcgcCTCCACTAAACTTGTCTTTGTctcttacaaaaaataacatttgtTTCGTTCAACCTGAACTCAGTTGCAAATAATATTCAATCATCATTATCTAAACCGATCAGCTCTGCTTGTAGCCTCCCTTTGGTGCGGCAGCAGGCTGTTAGGCAAAGTATCCTAAGAGCTAACCTAAACTGTGGGCTCAAAGATATAAGTACAACTATTTTCCAAAACGAGTTTAATATTCCAAGCCACACTACGCCGAAGTGCAGCATCGGAATCTTAAGCTCTTGATCAATGATGTATTCGTAGAGCCGCACTCCGGCGTAAGGCATCCAGCTGAGCCAGAATGCCGAGACGAGTATGAAGCTCATCCAATGGCTGGGGTTGGCGAGATTTTCTGCTAAAGCCGTCGCATATTCTTTGTCGTGAATTGGCGCACCACTATTTAGTTTTCGTTTCatagaaaatatatagaaataattataaacaattgaTATAACGCTCGGTCCTAGTACTAGTATGCCGAGTGTGGCAGTATACGCGTACGTTGTGCCCCAGTCCAGCATGCAAATGAAAGTTTCTTTGTCGAAATTGGCTTCCTTTTTGTAGCCCAACAGCGGCGGACAGCACAGCATGGCTGCCGATATCCAGGTGAACACCATCCAGCACTGACTGCGAGTGCGAGTTTGTACCTGAACGTTGTAAGCGATTGGGCTTAGTATTGTGAAAACATCGTCACCATCATAAAAACAAAGATATATAGAAGTGATTAAACATTATGCGTGAAATCATCATATGAACTCTATTGCCAGCTCTGTCAATTAAGAGGAAATTACGGTTTCATGTAACATAGTCTCCCATTTGAAAATCAAAACGACAAGTAAgtactttgttatttttgaatataCCTATTTgttaaatacaatataattcCCAGTATAACCAGTATTCGTCCTTTTCATTTGAacttattacctatttataatcGTGAGATTAGAATGTTCTGAATTACACTGTCTGGAGGTTAGTAACAATTCGCGGTGCTGGGTTTAGAGTTTCACTTCTATTGTCTTGCTGTTCTTATGACACCGGTGACGTGCCTCATGTACTCGGAGACAATCTAAAGCAAAGCAATCCGAGTACACTTGTAATACACACCAagaaacatttaatttacaCTTGAGTCGAAATCCTTgttaatcatttaatttttaatttacaacttTTACCtagttacttacctacttctttTACCCTTACCTGTCATCTCTGCAGCATTAccctttaaattttatttacaagagTGCATGCTCTGATTATGATTGGAAGTTATTACTTTAgtatatcaaaaacaaaaacaaagacgTGTATAAAAGCACGTAAGTCAGTATTAAATAGATAATAAAGGCATCGTTAATTTACTAGCTTGAAACATAGACACACACAACTAACAGCACACCTAGTGCAGCGCTCTACACTCCTTTAGAACCCATAAAGCAAGTGGAGGGCAATTACAAAAAATAGCGAAATGGCGTCACCCATTACTTGCAATCAACAGTTGACTGTTTAATGGGTAAGAAAAGTCTGCCGGCTCTGTAAGCCTAATATGGAAGACGGCCGAGCCAGAACCTTAAACAAAGCCTACCCATGCATAGGTACTCTATTTTATCAGCTATAAAAATTTTGCAATCATTTACTTTTAAGTAAAGTTCCATAAATATTCGACTGTAAGggaagaaaatattttcaaggcaTGGTTTATAACCACTTGCTTAAAAGGAATAAAGATCTATTATCTAACTATCCACGACCATAAATATCTATGAATTTGATCGGTATAAAGTATACCAGCTGTGGACAGATagtgtaattaaaattattaaattttctgTGTTACAAGATATTAGATCTTttgaacaataaaaatatacacacaTTTCTTTATTATACTTATACCGTGTTAATAATACACATAATATTGTTGTACAGAATAACACAATttgtgtgttatttttattacagagAATAACCCAATGTGATCCAAATGAAAACTGCAGAGAGACCTTAAAAACATCGCTTAGCCACTTAAACACACCTACATATTTATGTTAAGTCGAATTTTGTAACTCAAAGCCAAACGGGTTTTAATAGTCTAAAATAGGGTATTGATTGTGCTTTTAGTTGAAATTTGTGCAcctacagtcacctgcatttatatctgccacagcgaagcgtgcaaaatatctgacacgtcctaccagtCGTatctatcagatatttatgcacgttttattgtgttagatattggtgctgctgactgtacaacaaaGACGCAGCTTTTTATTCTAACCTAAATGCATGGAAATATGTTtagttagaaaataaatataatacattataattaaactaCCTTCTTTACtatgagctttacagtgaaggaaaagtACGTGATGAAACCTGCGCACCTGTGAAGAAATTTAATTGTGTGTATGGGTGTGAAGTTCCGAATTCGCACTGGGCTTTGCTTGACAACTAAGGCCTATGTCCTGCTCTGGGACagatataggccgagatgataaAGAACCTGGTCGATCGAGCATCGCTTGAGCTCAAAAAGGAAAACACGTTTTATTTTTAGAGAAAACTCCCATACCTATAGCAAGTTTCATGAAAATCGTCGGTGCCGTTTCCGACATtcctaatataaataaataaataactgtacGAGTcgtttaaatgtattaaatataccttAATACATTTATCTATTTCTCTTGTTACTTAggtatctgttaatttcatatgttttatcTACAATAAGGGATAATACGTACATACAAATATATGAATCGCATACAtaagtacaaaattttaaattaaataggcATTCTGACCTAAAAGTTCAAGAATTTTATTCAGAACTGTAA harbors:
- the DopEcR gene encoding G-protein coupled receptor DopEcR isoform X1, with amino-acid sequence MLVVGMPARMMSARAGAGAAEVSVADGPLATLESLTQAAVIAVMGVAIVVSNLLIIAAFLNFKGLSNEVINYYLLSLAVADLLCGLFVVPLSVYPAITGRWMFGDLMCRLAGYVEVTLWSVSVYTFMWISVDRYLAVRKPLRYETVSATVQTRTRSQCWMVFTWISAAMLCCPPLLGYKKEANFDKETFICMLDWGTTYAYTATLGILVLGPSVISIVYNYFYIFSMKRKLNSGAPIHDKEYATALAENLANPSHWMSFILVSAFWLSWMPYAGVRLYEYIIDQELKIPMLHFGVVWLGILNSFWKIVVLISLSPQFRLALRILCLTACCRTKGRLQAELIGLDNDD
- the DopEcR gene encoding G-protein coupled receptor DopEcR isoform X2 — its product is MLVVGMPARMMSARAGAGAAEVSVADGPLATLESLTQAAVIAVMGVAIVVSNLLIIAAFLNFKGLSNEVINYYLLSLAVADLLCGLFVVPLSVYPAITGRWMFGDLMCRLAGYVEVTLWSVSVYTFMWISVDRYLAVRKPLRYETVQTRTRSQCWMVFTWISAAMLCCPPLLGYKKEANFDKETFICMLDWGTTYAYTATLGILVLGPSVISIVYNYFYIFSMKRKLNSGAPIHDKEYATALAENLANPSHWMSFILVSAFWLSWMPYAGVRLYEYIIDQELKIPMLHFGVVWLGILNSFWKIVVLISLSPQFRLALRILCLTACCRTKGRLQAELIGLDNDD
- the DopEcR gene encoding G-protein coupled receptor DopEcR isoform X3 — its product is MPARMMSARAGAGAAEVSVADGPLATLESLTQAAVIAVMGVAIVVSNLLIIAAFLNFKGLSNEVINYYLLSLAVADLLCGLFVVPLSVYPAITGRWMFGDLMCRLAGYVEVTLWSVSVYTFMWISVDRYLAVRKPLRYETVSATVQTRTRSQCWMVFTWISAAMLCCPPLLGYKKEANFDKETFICMLDWGTTYAYTATLGILVLGPSVISIVYNYFYIFSMKRKLNSGAPIHDKEYATALAENLANPSHWMSFILVSAFWLSWMPYAGVRLYEYIIDQELKIPMLHFGVVWLGILNSFWKIVVLISLSPQFRLALRILCLTACCRTKGRLQAELIGLDNDD